One genomic segment of Chloroflexota bacterium includes these proteins:
- a CDS encoding amidohydrolase family protein: MGVIDADTHVDETEATWEFMDANDAAFKPQPAAPRVLDPSRPPTRYWMIDGHRQPRLHRDDQRTHTTVDTRELLDPMARVRHMDELGTEVQVIYPTTFLVGVTDSSAVEVAIKRSYNRWLADRCEQTGGRLRWVCLPPFHDIPKAIEELRFAKAHGACGILKKGDREAGHWVNEEYFFPIYEECERLDMPVCFHIGSGTPDFSSGIEFASKRFLSQSLPPIHAFNSLVTFGIPTRFPSVRWGFIETGASWVPHMVYQALRRLRRLRHEEGARVYTYEKPSDVVRLNKFYITCQVDEDLPYILQYTGEESLMAGSDYTHADASQEFGFVRILQERADRGEIPHSAVRRITEDNPRAFYGL, translated from the coding sequence ATGGGCGTGATTGACGCAGACACCCACGTCGACGAGACCGAAGCAACCTGGGAGTTCATGGATGCCAACGATGCGGCGTTCAAGCCGCAACCGGCGGCGCCACGGGTGCTCGACCCGTCCCGTCCGCCGACCCGCTACTGGATGATCGACGGGCACCGACAGCCGCGCTTGCATCGCGACGACCAGCGCACCCACACGACCGTGGACACGCGCGAGCTGCTCGATCCGATGGCCCGCGTCCGGCACATGGACGAGCTGGGCACCGAGGTTCAGGTCATCTACCCCACCACGTTCCTCGTCGGCGTGACCGACTCGAGCGCCGTCGAAGTGGCGATCAAGCGGAGCTACAACCGATGGTTAGCAGACCGTTGCGAGCAGACCGGCGGACGGCTTCGCTGGGTATGCTTGCCGCCATTCCACGACATCCCGAAGGCGATCGAGGAGCTTCGATTCGCCAAAGCGCACGGGGCGTGCGGCATCCTGAAAAAGGGCGACCGAGAGGCAGGCCACTGGGTCAATGAGGAATACTTCTTCCCCATATACGAAGAGTGCGAGCGCCTCGACATGCCGGTGTGCTTCCACATCGGATCGGGGACACCGGATTTCAGCTCGGGGATCGAGTTCGCCTCCAAGCGATTCTTGAGCCAGTCGTTGCCGCCGATTCACGCCTTCAACTCCCTGGTCACTTTCGGCATCCCAACGAGGTTCCCGAGCGTTCGATGGGGCTTCATCGAGACCGGCGCTTCCTGGGTCCCGCACATGGTGTATCAGGCGCTCCGGCGCCTCCGTCGGCTCCGTCACGAAGAAGGGGCGCGCGTCTATACATACGAGAAACCGTCGGACGTCGTGCGACTGAACAAGTTCTACATCACCTGTCAGGTCGACGAAGATCTCCCGTACATTCTCCAATACACGGGGGAGGAGAGTCTGATGGCCGGGTCCGACTACACCCACGCGGACGCATCCCAGGAGTTCGGTTTCGTGCGCATCCTGCAGGAACGCGCAGACAGGGGCGAGATCCCCCACAGCGCGGTGCGCCGGATCACCGAGGACAATCCCCGCGCGTTCTACGGTCTCTGA
- a CDS encoding MFS transporter has protein sequence MIDVSSTSGAPPRLWTRGFTLLCIVTILCYASHQLVTVVLPLFVQQLGGSPIIAGLVFSSFSATSFVLRPLLGHLNDRWSVRGTLLGGAAILGGLGASFTIPSLWVAFLANAIRGVGWGAFSTSASTAVALIAPSTRRGEASGYFSVATTIASAIAPALGLTLLSGTGQFPPVFALAGLAGLAAAFAIVLMPTIGTGASSLRGALKLPRGRVSLDSFVDRPVLLASALLVCVTLSSPVTTAFVPLHARAVGVTNIGLYYVASGLTAVVARLMLGRTLDRRSRGVWIGAGYGVAIVAFAVFTQARTIEYFLVAAVLNAFAMSMTQPTLMALAMDRAERGRMGRAMATYSMFYRVGEGLGAPIAGTMIVAFGYSGMYIAAMGFAAVGLVVIALNWGSLGRRIDLAPSPV, from the coding sequence ATGATCGACGTATCTTCCACGAGCGGCGCGCCGCCGCGGCTGTGGACGCGCGGGTTCACGCTCCTGTGCATCGTCACGATCCTCTGCTACGCGAGTCATCAGCTCGTCACAGTGGTGCTGCCGCTGTTTGTGCAGCAGCTCGGTGGCTCGCCCATCATCGCGGGCCTCGTGTTCTCGTCCTTCAGCGCGACGAGCTTCGTGCTTCGGCCGCTGCTCGGCCACCTGAACGACCGGTGGAGCGTGCGCGGCACGCTATTGGGCGGGGCGGCGATCCTTGGCGGGCTGGGCGCGAGCTTCACCATTCCATCGCTATGGGTCGCATTTCTGGCGAACGCGATCCGAGGCGTGGGATGGGGCGCCTTCAGCACGTCCGCTTCGACGGCCGTCGCGCTCATCGCTCCATCCACACGGCGGGGCGAGGCGTCCGGCTATTTCAGCGTCGCCACCACCATCGCGTCGGCCATCGCCCCCGCCCTGGGGCTGACGCTGCTGAGCGGAACGGGCCAGTTCCCGCCGGTCTTCGCCCTCGCCGGTCTCGCAGGCCTCGCCGCGGCCTTCGCCATCGTCCTAATGCCAACCATAGGGACCGGCGCGTCGTCCCTGCGTGGCGCGCTGAAGCTCCCGCGCGGCCGGGTGAGCCTGGACTCCTTCGTCGATCGCCCCGTCCTCCTCGCCTCGGCGCTTCTGGTCTGCGTGACGCTCTCCTCGCCGGTCACCACGGCGTTCGTGCCGCTCCACGCACGCGCCGTGGGGGTGACGAATATCGGGCTGTACTACGTCGCCTCGGGGCTCACCGCGGTCGTGGCGCGACTCATGCTGGGGCGCACGTTAGACCGCCGGAGCCGTGGCGTGTGGATCGGCGCCGGCTACGGGGTCGCCATCGTCGCATTTGCCGTGTTCACGCAGGCGCGGACCATCGAGTACTTTCTCGTGGCCGCGGTCCTGAACGCCTTCGCCATGAGTATGACGCAGCCAACGCTGATGGCGCTGGCGATGGACCGCGCCGAGCGCGGCCGCATGGGTCGCGCCATGGCCACGTACTCGATGTTCTACCGCGTCGGCGAGGGCCTCGGAGCGCCGATCGCGGGGACCATGATCGTCGCGTTCGGGTACTCGGGGATGTATATCGCCGCGATGGGCTTCGCCGCCGTCGGGCTCGTGGTCATCGCGCTGAACTGGGGCTCCCTGGGGAGGAGAATCGACCTCGCGCCTTCCCCGGTGTAG